The sequence TCGCCGCTGATTTAGTTGCATTCTAACTAGGTTCCAGACAGTTTCTGTATCTGGAGAGTCGAGCAAATCCAATCGCGACCTAAGGTAACGCTCCGCGAGAGCCCAGTCTTTTCTTTCGGACGCCAGTGAAGCAAGAAGCACATATAGTTTTGCTCGTTGAAATCCCGCTAGCGCTGGCTCGGCTAGCGCACGAAGAGCGGAGCTTTCCGCTTCCGCAGGCAGGCCGGCGCGCCTAAGAATCTCGACGCGTTTAACGAGAAGTTCCGGGATGTGGAGGCGGTCATAAGCACGTACACAAGCGGTATTTGCCTTGTCAAGCTGCCCTCTGTCAACAAGCCTGCTGATCAAGTACTCTGCGGCGATAGGGTCAGAATCCGCCAAAGACTGTAGTTGCGGTAGCGTGGAGTCAAAGTCTGCATGAGCATCGATAAGGGTCGATGCCACCGCTTTTTTGGTCGATGATACGATCCCGCGCTCAACCAGACCGTCAAGCGCTACGGTTGTGTCTATGCCTTGAAACGCCAGCATCAGAACCGCGGAGTATGTCAGCTCATAGTCCTCCTTATCTTGGGCCTGCTTGAGTGTAATCTTCCAGAGTTCAGCCTTCTCTTCCGGGGAAAGATCTTCGTCCGCAAACTCAAGCTTCAGAAGCTCCGCGCCCTCTTGTCCCTCAATCGACTCGAGTACCTCGGAAACGATGCTTTCCTTGTTGAGCATCCGGGCCGCATAGAGAACCTTGCCTGCGACTACTGCATCCTTAGACTCTTCTAGAGTCGCATCGCCGAAGGGTAGGGGGCGGCCATGCTTGACTACTTGCTCGAAGTCTCCTTGGAGGGCGAGTGCGCTTAGCAGAAGCTGCAATGCGCCGATGCTGTCTCCACTCCATTTCCTCCGCTGCTGGAGTGCCTGAAGGGCCCATTTCTTTGATTGTGAAATATCCGTGGGCCTTGATTCGGCGGTCGTGGCTCGCCGTGCGTAGGACTCCGCCAACGAGGTCATATAGTTACTCGCGGTCGGGCGCAGTTCGAGTGCACGACTGTATCGTTGAATTGCCTCGGACTCATTATTGCTGCGTCGGGCATTAAGCGCGAGAATCTCCTGAACCACTGGCTCGGAATCTGCATCTTTTGATGCAATATCCAGCGTGCTCGGGATTGGGATCGGTTTTGCTGTGCTCTCGTCTTCCTCCAATAGAAGATGGCCAACGCCAGCCACTAGTGCACCTTCAGAGGTTAGTGCAGCGCGGTCTAGATACGCTCTTGCCTTTGTCCTGTCAACCGATATCAGTTGCAGCCCGGCGACTGCCAGGACACGCCCCGTCCCCGTTGATTTCAAAGCGACAGCGCGTTCAAGTGCGGCAACGGATTCGGCGGTACAGCCATGCTCTGATGCATATGTCGCCACGGCCCGCCAACCGTCAAAACCAATCCCCTCCAGCCAGCTCGGTGTTGCAGCAAGAAGTGTTTTTACGGTGAAAGAAGGATTTGATCGACCCTGAGAAAGCTCATGGGCAAGCAACGCGACTTCTAGCTCCTTTACGTTTTTACTCTCCTCCAGAATTTCACCAACGGCTGGTGGCAGGCACTCTAGACTTATTGTGTAACGTTCTCTTGCCTTTACCGTGTTGTCTTGAACAATGCTTAGCCACTGATCGCCTGCAGTATTGAGAACTTGATCGCGCGGCACTGTCATTTTATAGCCTTTGCCAGTACTCTCGATTGTTTGACTAGTAACCTGCTCCCAATATGCAATATTGGAGTTTAGATCAACAATTACGACAAATACTGGAAGGATGTGCCCGAGCCAATATTCAACATTACGAGGCTTGGGCCGGAATATCCACCCACTCTCAGTGGGCTCCTGAAACCAACTTGGGCCGCCCTTGATTTGAAGTGCGAGAAGACGGCCTGTTGGCCTTCCCTCAGTCTTGATCTCCACTTGCGCGTCAATTCCGTAGTCCAGGATCGGCTCCGCGCGATAGATCCACTTGAGCCTCGTCAGAACATGCTGGCCGACTATATGGACAGCAGCTTCACCAGTCAGGTCAGGATCGAGATCATCCTCGGCCAATGGATACCTCTCGCGGTGTGAGGGTTCCGTGAAGAACGGAACGGTTCGATGAGCAGAATGTGCTACTAGCTTCTTGCCACTCCGATTGTAGACACATCGGCTCGCACAGTGTATGCCGTTTGTGAAACACTCACAGCAACCAGAGGTGCTGACGCTTGGGCGGTGACAGTGCCTGTGCCGCCGACCTGCCCCATCCAGTGGTGAGCCACCCCCTGACAGACCGACGACCCGGCCATGATCCGGGCCGCTTGCCGCTGTTCCCGGCAACCTTCCTCGTGCAACCCGCCCGCTGGTCCTATGGGGAGCAGACGAAGATCCTGCGTCTTCAGTTCGATCAGGGCACAACGAGGGCACATGACGGTAGGAACCGTCGAGAAGTGATGAGAGGCGGCGATCGCTTCTGACGCAGGTCACGTCGTGGTCGACCACATCGGGCCTGATCAGGGTAGGGGGCTGTGAAGAACCCGGCTTACAGGCCGACTCCCGCCGACTCAGCGTTTGCGACTCTCGTAACCTGGCGGGAAGTCTCGGGGCCTCTCTTCACCAAGCTCCACAAGGCCACACCGACAGACGGCCCACCTGATGTCGTCACTCCCAGCGTCACTCAGTTGCTTGCTCGCAACAACTTCGCCGTCCGAGCAGGCAGTACCGTGCTGACTACACACCGCCTGAGTTGCCAAGCTCTTTCGCCCGCGTACCAGCCGACCCAGTATCGCCAGACGGCAACGACGTTAGAAGTCATGTCCCGATCGTGCCTTTCCCAGCCGAAATGCCGCCATGTCGGGTGACCAGTTGGGGCCGCACGCCATGCATCGAGCACCTGTTCGAGTAATGGCCTGATGTGAGAACGCTTCACTCGCCGTCCTGGGGGCAAGCGAGGTACTGGAAGCACACGGAGAAGCCCCAGCCACGGCCGGTGGGGGCGTGACTGGGCTCCCTGGTTCATGCCGGAGCAGGTTGCTCCGTGCTGGTGATGATCTGCTTCACCTTGCGGCGGTCGATGCCGTACTTCTCGGCAAGGTAGCGCT is a genomic window of Actinomadura citrea containing:
- a CDS encoding DUF4365 domain-containing protein, coding for MAEDDLDPDLTGEAAVHIVGQHVLTRLKWIYRAEPILDYGIDAQVEIKTEGRPTGRLLALQIKGGPSWFQEPTESGWIFRPKPRNVEYWLGHILPVFVVIVDLNSNIAYWEQVTSQTIESTGKGYKMTVPRDQVLNTAGDQWLSIVQDNTVKARERYTISLECLPPAVGEILEESKNVKELEVALLAHELSQGRSNPSFTVKTLLAATPSWLEGIGFDGWRAVATYASEHGCTAESVAALERAVALKSTGTGRVLAVAGLQLISVDRTKARAYLDRAALTSEGALVAGVGHLLLEEDESTAKPIPIPSTLDIASKDADSEPVVQEILALNARRSNNESEAIQRYSRALELRPTASNYMTSLAESYARRATTAESRPTDISQSKKWALQALQQRRKWSGDSIGALQLLLSALALQGDFEQVVKHGRPLPFGDATLEESKDAVVAGKVLYAARMLNKESIVSEVLESIEGQEGAELLKLEFADEDLSPEEKAELWKITLKQAQDKEDYELTYSAVLMLAFQGIDTTVALDGLVERGIVSSTKKAVASTLIDAHADFDSTLPQLQSLADSDPIAAEYLISRLVDRGQLDKANTACVRAYDRLHIPELLVKRVEILRRAGLPAEAESSALRALAEPALAGFQRAKLYVLLASLASERKDWALAERYLRSRLDLLDSPDTETVWNLVRMQLNQRRDGQAAETISAYGMVPKNEDEARCWFRSFVAKEWDNATTSQALTLATQFSDDVELSSALLRHVIFSTRSVDESGDGSSDQDSDVQSEKSVDARSVVDPELRRAAFAALAEAAEEHGPDSQVRFVPFSPEDLAAQMEADASSRDLSPLKETLASISDGRFPLGMFAAITGRSYALIVIQQQLGMSIASAMDDVVHQIEVESARRAFGNSVVTEASALLLSSKLNDIQDIRGRFSEILMAESSRDDIARATAEARGLTASSGTLAWSEELNRPIFHESTPRERSELWRKAEALDGSARNTTLEQVGDLSLFQQLDEMNFRPWLAPIELAHQREAFLWSDDLALRHLARSVGVQAFGTISAIEAIVESEISISAERGLDRQMQEWADLQARLVRRCLEESVVDIPVDLDDLIDQIRNEKGASGGAAALQLTRAAWWRWRNNPLEDLRRIYEVVSSYNVDLLRPWQVSAMRGVASAWGENPDAASTMLTLIAIFGVGSSPSVDDAHAGIQQAIALAQNLNLPSPGDKVPIAANILSRMQKLDDPDEFIRAVLAKRQ